TCATTTTGGGACGTCGTAAATCAATCGAACGATTTTTCATCCGGATTTCATCACTAATTTCTTGCTCATCTTCAATTGCAAACGGTGGTGTTTTTGCTTTATTTAAAACTGTAATCTCACTGGCGATAACTTCGAATTCACCGGTTTTCATTTTTGGATTAATTGCTGCATTATCTCTTAAAATAACTTTACCAGTTACTTCAATTACGTATTCACTACGGCATTTATCAGCAATTTCCCAAGCTTGTTTTGATAACTCTGGATTAAAAACGACTTGTACAATACCTTCTCTATCTCGCAAATCAATAAAAATTACGCCACCTAAATCTCGACGTTTTTGTACCCATCCTTTTAATGTGACTGTGTGTTCTAATTCTGCTTTTGAAACTAATCCACAATATACAGTTCGTTTTGCCATTTTTTACCCTCCATAAAAACTTTTTAATCAGTAATTGGTAGTTTTGAGAATACAAAAAAAGCCCTTGTTCTCACAAGGGCGAATTATTAATCCACGGTACCACCTAAATTTGAAAGTTAAACTTTCCTCAAACACCGATAACGTTGGTGAAACGGAAGCGGCTTTGCACGCGCTCATCTCCAGAATGTCTTTGACAAATAAGACTTAAACTACTTTCAGCCTAGATAGTTCTCTCTAAAAAGCGACTTATTTGCTACTCTTTCTTTCACTGATTTTTACTATTAATGATAAGCTACTAGAATTACATGAAAATGTCAAGATTTTTCAAAAAGCTTTTTTCAAAAGTGGGTTTTATCGTCTGCATCAGATTTTTTATAAGACGTTTCAATTCAGCTTTTTACCAGATTGATTTAGACTAAAGAAAAGGTAATCAACCAAAGATTATAGGAGGTCTTTTTCATGGCAGATGTACAAATTGGTAAATCACAAGTTTACGCTTCAACGTTAGGACTTGGTACAAACAAAGTGGGTGGGCACAATCTTTTTAAAAATTTGGATGACGAAGTAGGAAAAGACGTTATACGGGCCGCATTACGTAATGGAATTACTATGCTCGATACTGCTTATGCTTATGGTTTTGGTCAATCCGAAAAATTAATTGGAGAAGTACTGCAAGAAGATGAATTTGATCGGGCGCGGGTAATTATCGCCACTAAAGCAGCTCATATTCCTGGTGATGAAAGCAAAATGGACAATAGTCCTGAATTTTTAAAAAATGCGGTAGAAGATGCTTTAAAGCGACTCCAAACAGAATACATTGATATTTTCTACATTCACTTTCCAGATGATACTACACCTAAAAATGAAGCCGTAGCCGCTTTACATGAATTAAAAGAAGCGGGTAAAATTCGCGCCATTGGTGTTTCTAATTTTTCTTTAGCTCAAATAAAAGAAGCAAATTTAGCAGGTTATGTTGATGTTGTAGAAGACAATTATAACTTACTGCATCGCGAGGCTGAAACAGAATTATTTCCTTATTTAGACAAACATCACATCAGTTTTATTCCTTATTTTCCACTAGCTTCTGGTCTATTGTCAGGAAAATACACTGCCACTCAAAAATTCGATCAACAAGACCCGAGAAGTAAAAAAGACGATTTTACGGGTGAACGTTATCAAAAAATTATTGCAACAATGGCAGAAATAAAAGTTATTGCTCAACGCAATGATGCTTCTGTACCTCAATTGATTTTGGCTTGGTATTTAAAAAATCCACATATTGCGGCTGTAATCCCAGGGGCTCGTAATGTGGAACAAATGCTTGCTAACGCCAAAGCAACAGATATTCGTATCTCTCATGACGATTATGAGTTAATCGATGATTTATTCCGCTTTTAATTCTACTGGCTCATTATAGAAAAGATTGTTATGCTAAAGAAAAACCTTTTCTAAAAAAACAAAAGATAGGAGTAAACATGGAAAAATACCCAGGATACTTGCGTCGGCCCCACTATTACGAAACTGACCAAATGCAAATTATTCATCATTCAAATTATATCCGTTGGTTTGAAGAAGCCCGGGTTGATTTACTGGAACATTTAGGCTTGCCTTACCACGTTTTAGAAGAAAGTGGCATCATTGTGCCGGTGTTAGGGGTAAGCTGTCAATACAAAGAGATGATCCGCTATACTGATGCGGTAAAAATTCACGTTACAGTGGAAAAATATACCGGAACACGCCTAAATTTTGCCTATTGCATTACACCTGTAACAGATGAAAGTAAAATTTTAACCACAGGAACTAGCCAACACTGCTTCTTACAAGGCAATAGTGGACGGTTGGTTCATTTAAAAAAAGCGAATCCAGTGTTTCACCAACTTTTCAGTGATTATGCTGCATTATAACCATTGTTTTATGGAAGCAAGGATATTGCTTAGTAAAGAAAGAATCTGGTAAAAGGCACACAGCTTTTACCAGATTCTTTTCCTATATTCTTTTATTCTTTTTCAAAAACTTGTGACCATTCGTCTTCTTTGGCTAAAAATTCTCGTGCGAGTTCTTGGGCACCTGCTAGCGTATGATTTGCCGCCCAGCCACATTGTTTTTCATTACTTGCGGGAACTTCTGTTGCTTCTAATACATCTACCATCGTCTTTTTCAAAACATCTAAAATTTCCTCATAATCATCATGGTTTAAAACCGTTAAATAAAAACCTGTTTGGCATCCCATTGGGGACCAGTCAACAATATAATCAGCATGATTCCGAATTAATTCTGCCGTTAAGTGTTCCAAAGAATGTAGACTTTTCATTTCCATGTGTTCTTTATTCGGCTGTTTAAAGCGAACATCATACTTAATAATCTTATCACCATTACCCCCAGTTTTGCGATCAGCAACGCGAACATATGGTGCCTTAACTTTAGTGTGGTCTAAATTGAAACTTTCAACATTCATCTTCATTATTGATTTTACTCCTTTTCTAGTTAAATTTTCTGAATTATTTGGGGAAGTTGTCCGTTATTTTTTTACAGCTTCTGCAATCCAGGCAAAGGTGTTAATCTGCCAAAATTTTACCGCAAAACCAGCCTCGTGAAAATAGTTTTCTAAATCTGGCAGTAAAGGATAATATTCTCTTTGTAAATCTGAAGCCAATGTTTGCTTTCCAGCAGCAATAGCAGCTGTAATAATCGCATCAAAACGTAGCTGTGAAACAAACATCGTATCACCGATAATTACTTTGCCTCCTTGAGGTAATAGTGCAGCATATTTTTTTAACGCGCGTTTTTTCTCAATTCCGTTTAAGTGGTGAAAGACAAAATTAGCCGCAATGGTATCTATATTCCGATTGGGTAAGGGAAAATTTTCCATGTCTCCAGCTAAAAATTCAACCGTTGCAAGCTCTGGTTTACTTTGAGCCAATGCCCGCATTTCAACGGAGGGTTCCACCGGATAAACATCTTTACCGGCATTTAACAAGGCCAAGGTCAAATTCCCCGTACCACTGCCAAATTCTAGCACAGTTTGACCAGATTTTTCAGTAATCATTTTTAACATTTCTTCATAGCCTAAAAAAACATCGGCATACTCTGGATCATGACCCGCAACGGTTTCATCGTATTCATCTGCCCATTCTTTAAAAATCGGTATAAATTCTAACCCCATTACAATCCCACCTTTTCAAAAGCTTTACTTAAGTCTGCTAGTAAATCTCTTTTGTCTTCTAAACCAACAGATAGACGAACCAATCCATCCTTGATTCCAGCTTCTTCTCGCTTGTCTTTTGGAATCGAGGCGTGTGTCATTACAGCCGGTACTTCGACCAAACTTTCAACCCCTCCTAAACTTTCTCCTAAGGTAAATAAGTCTAGACTTTCCACCCACGCAGTCGTTTTTTCTTCTGCTGACAATTCAAAAGAAACCATTCCAGAAAATCCCTGCATTTGCTTTTGCGCAATCTCAAAGCCCGGATGAGTGTTAAGACCTGGATAATAAACTTTTGCAACAGCCGGATGACTTTGCAAAAATTCAGCTACTTTTAGCGCATTTCGCTGATGCTCTCGCATTCGTACGCCCAACGTTTTAATTCCTCGTTGCATTAACCAGCTATCTTGAGGACCTAAAACGGCTCCAATCGCATTTTGTAAGAAACCGATTTTTTCGGCTAATTCAGCAACATTAGTCGTAACCAATCCCGAAACGACATCACTATGCCCTCCTAGATATTTTGTACCACTATGCACAACAATATCTGCGCCCAAGTTTAAGGGTTGTTGAAAATACGGTGTGGCAAAAGTATTGTCTACAATGGTGATTAAATTGTTGGCTTTGGCAAGAGTTGTAGCACCTTTTAAATCTGTAATTTTTAAAAGTGGATTACTCGGCGTTTCTAAATAGAGGGCCTTCGTGTTTTTTTGAACATTTTCAGCAATATTACTTAAATCACTCGTGTCAATGGTGGTATATGTTAGACCATTTTTTTCAAAAACTTGTGCTAGTAAACGAAACGTCCCGCCATAAACATCATCGCCTAATAAAATATGATCTCCCGGATTAAACAAAGATAAAACTGCGTGAATTCCTGCTAGCCCAGAAGCAAAAGCAAAGCCTCTAACCCCACCTTCTAAATCTGCAATTAATTCTTCTAAGGCAAAACGAGTAGGATTACCTGAGCGGGAATACTCGTATCCTTTTGGTTTGCCAACAGCATCTTGCTTGTACGTAGAGGTTTGATAAATGGGTACACTTACTGCACCGGTAATAGGATCTGTGCTAATACCCCCATGAATAAGTTTTGTATTGAGATGCATAAAAATTTCCTCCTCAAGATTTTTAGTCGTCTTTATTACACGTTGTACTTTCTAATAATTCAGTCGCTTGTAAATTTCTTTTGATAAATAACGATCGCCTGCATCAGGAAAAATCGTCGCAATCAAACTACCAACTGGCAACTTTTGCGCTACGTTTATTGCTGCAGCTAGAGCTGCACCACTAGAACTACCGGCCAAAATGCCGAATTCTTTAGCTAATTTACGTGTGTATTTGAAACCCAAGTCATCACTAATCGTTTCGTACCCTGACACTGTCAACTCGCTAAAAAATGGCGGGATAAATTCTACCCCAATGCCTTCAATTTCATGACTATGACTTTTTCCACCGTTTAAAATAGAGCCTACTGGTTCTACACCATACAACAAAATTTCAGGAGATTTTTCTTGCAAGTAAGCTCCTGTTCCAGCAAAAGTCCCCCCTGAGCCGACTCCTGCTACAAAAGCAGTCAAGCCGCTTGGAAACTCGGCAGCAATTTCCGGGCCTAAGGTTTCATAGTAAGCTTGCGGATTTTCTTTATTTTCAAACTGCAATGGCAAATAACTGTTGGGAATTTCTGCTGCTAATTCCCTGGCTTTTTTGATTGCACCACTCATTCCATTTGAAGTTGGCGTATGAATAATTTTAGCTCCCAGCGCCTGCATTAAAGCTTGTTTTTCTAAACTGAATTTTTCCGGTACTACAAAAATCGTTTGAATCTGATACGGCTGTGCCGCAAGTGCTAACCCAATTCCTGTATTGCCTGCTGTCGGTTCAATCAACGTACCACCTACTTGTAGCCGACCATCTTGTAACGCTTTTTGAATTAAAAATTGACCTAACCGATCTTTAATACTCCCCCCAGGATTTAAAAATTCTAACTTAGCCAAAATTTCTGTACCATAGGGCAATGGAAGTTGTTCATGAGTAAACCGTATCATTGGTGTTTTGCCAATTAATTCATCAATCTGATTTACAATCATCTTTTTGCTCCTTTCATCGCTTTTGAAATTGAAAACAAAAAAAGAGGTACTGACTATTAATCAGTACCTCGAAAAGTCTAAAATATCTGCAAATAAATTCTAGTGCACACAGAATGATTCGCTCCAAATTTTAGAAAGTAGGTCTATTAATAGGCATGACAAAATGGTATGCTGCAATTTTTTGCACCATACAACAACAATCTGCAACTAAAACAGTCCGCTGTGCCATGTCTTTGTGACCCCTTTTCTTAAAATTTGATATAAATCTATCATTCACACTATTTGCTGTCAACAAATAATTTTTTAAATAACAATTAAAACAACATTTGAACAAAGCGCCACAAATAACGAAGTAATCGATATAAAATAAATAAAAAGAATAAATTTCCTAAAATAAAATTCACACTGTTACCAGCAGTCGCTTTCAAATTTCCCCAAGTAAAACGACGCAAGAAACGCGGTACATTACTATAACCGTTTCGTTTTAGTCGAAATTTCTCTTCATAGGTCAGCTCTAACATATCGTAATAATAAATTTCCAAAGGTTGCATTGTAAAAAGATTCTTAGTAAAACCCACTAATAAAGTATATTGTTTATTAGCCGCTGGTAAATTGCGCGCCCCTTTTTTATTAATGGCTACCACCAACTGATTATCTTTTTTGACATTATAAGTGTATTCTGCTTCTTCAATTTTGATAATTTGTGCGAAAGGCTCATTTTGAGCTAAAAAAGCAGCATAAACTTTGGGAAACTCCTGCATTTTCTGTAGAAACAAAAAAGTTAACCCTAAAAGAAGGACTATAATAACACTGTTTACCAGTAAATGTTCTTTAAAAACAAGACTATAAATAACGATAATTAAAAGTGCCAAAAGCGTTATAGTAATTCGTTTTGCAAAAAATTTACGATACATTAAGTCGATGGTACGCTCATAATAGGCAAAATCCATAAAAATCCTCCTTAATACTTTTTAAAAGATAAGTTTTAATTAGTATAACTGATGACTTGCATGCTGTCATGGTACTAAGTCTTTTTACTGACCAGTTGATCTTTTCTTTTGCAAAAATTATCTTTTAGCAGTAACGTAGTAGAGGTCAACGGGAAATAGCTCAGCTTGGTAGAGCACTTGCTTCGGGAGTAAGGGGTCGCAGGTTCAAATCCTGTTTTCCCGATTCTATTTTTGATCATTTCTTTATTTACTTTAGCAACTTTGGTTTTGAAGATGACGCTAACATTTTTAAAATAAAAAAATCAGACAAAAAATATCCTTGTGAGTGTAAACTGTTTTTACTAGTTTCTTTCACAAGGATGTTTTATTTTTCAGTAATTAGTCTCGTTTATTTCTTTTACGTCGATAATAAATAAAGCCCGCAATAACAATTACCAAAACACCGATAATAGAGAGGTAAAACATGGGATTGTCGCCCATTTTTGGTAAAATACCAGTTTGTTCTTTTTTAGGATCTGCTTTAGTTGTTACAGAAGACTGCACGGTTGTCGCTTCCACAAAAGAGGTTGTTGTCGTAGTCGTCACAGCAGGCTTTACTAGTTCATTGCGGGGTTGTGGGATTCCTTCAGAAGCATAGCGCGCAATCCAAGCGATAATCCCTGGAAAAAATCGATCTTCCTCAGCCAACATTTTTGCTTGTAAGGGTGTCACAAAATTTAAAATTGCAAGCAATTCATCACGACTTAACTGCCGAATCGAAATAAAGCTACTATTACTAGGATAAACAGTTTGCAAATAATTTTCTAATGCATCCACTTGATTTTTCAATTCTGTCAGAGATAAACCAGTCGCATCAAAACTTAGGGCGGCTAGAGCAGTAGAGACATCTACTGTTTTATCTTGGTACAAAGCAGTTAATAGACGGACGTAGGCACTAAGATCCATGCCATAAAAATCTTGATTTATACGAGTAAATAGCTGTAATGCATCATCAAGCTGTTCATCTGTGTAATTTGCCAATTGTTCTGGTGTAATCGTATATTGCCCGCTTGCTAATTCTTTTTTTATTTCAACTACATTTTGATTAACAGTTTCACTATCTGCAACAGATTTGATTCCAGTTTGTTCTTCAATGCCAGTTTTGATTGCTTCCCCCACTTCAACAGCATTAGTTGTCGCATTCGTTGTTACTTCACGAATTGCTGTCTCTGATGAGGAGGTAGTTTGTGTCGTTTGTTTTTGATCACTTGTTATCATCGTTTTACTTTCACTTACACTTGCTGCTGTATTGTCTTCAGCGGCGTATACAGTTTGAATCCCTAATAGTGCCATGAAAGCTAAAATCCCTAATATTTTTTTCACTTTTATCACACTTCTTCACTTTTATTTTTACAAAAAGATTTTCTTTGTAATATAATTGTAACATTACTCGTAAAAAATGAAAGTTTTTTTAACGGTAAATTTTTTCTATTCGTTATTTTTTATCTAAAAATAGAAATATGCTATCTTTAATCTAACAATGACTAAAAGGAGTTACAAAATGTTTAATGAAAAAAGTTTTACCGTTTTTAATGCGCTGAGTTTAGAGGAACGAATGGCAGCTATCCGCAGCGAGATTCAACCAATTTTTACAGCGGTTGGTCAACCCATTTGCGAAATGTTCACACAACACTACAAACGCCCTTTTTATCTTCACCTTGCCCAACATCGCCGTAGAACCGTTCACCCACCAGAAAATACTTGGGCTGCTATGAGTGAGGGGAAAAGGGGGTATAAAATGAGCTCTCATTTTCAAATTGGCATTTGGCCAGAATACGTTTTTATGTGGCTTTCTATTATTGACCAGCCTAAAGGACAAAAAGAAATGGCAGAACTGTTACTAAAAAATCTATCTCTATTTGATACCTTGCCCAAAGATACCGTGATCAGTTTGGATC
The genomic region above belongs to Enterococcus saigonensis and contains:
- a CDS encoding S-ribosylhomocysteine lyase; translation: MKMNVESFNLDHTKVKAPYVRVADRKTGGNGDKIIKYDVRFKQPNKEHMEMKSLHSLEHLTAELIRNHADYIVDWSPMGCQTGFYLTVLNHDDYEEILDVLKKTMVDVLEATEVPASNEKQCGWAANHTLAGAQELAREFLAKEDEWSQVFEKE
- a CDS encoding cystathionine gamma-synthase, translated to MHLNTKLIHGGISTDPITGAVSVPIYQTSTYKQDAVGKPKGYEYSRSGNPTRFALEELIADLEGGVRGFAFASGLAGIHAVLSLFNPGDHILLGDDVYGGTFRLLAQVFEKNGLTYTTIDTSDLSNIAENVQKNTKALYLETPSNPLLKITDLKGATTLAKANNLITIVDNTFATPYFQQPLNLGADIVVHSGTKYLGGHSDVVSGLVTTNVAELAEKIGFLQNAIGAVLGPQDSWLMQRGIKTLGVRMREHQRNALKVAEFLQSHPAVAKVYYPGLNTHPGFEIAQKQMQGFSGMVSFELSAEEKTTAWVESLDLFTLGESLGGVESLVEVPAVMTHASIPKDKREEAGIKDGLVRLSVGLEDKRDLLADLSKAFEKVGL
- a CDS encoding PLP-dependent cysteine synthase family protein produces the protein MIVNQIDELIGKTPMIRFTHEQLPLPYGTEILAKLEFLNPGGSIKDRLGQFLIQKALQDGRLQVGGTLIEPTAGNTGIGLALAAQPYQIQTIFVVPEKFSLEKQALMQALGAKIIHTPTSNGMSGAIKKARELAAEIPNSYLPLQFENKENPQAYYETLGPEIAAEFPSGLTAFVAGVGSGGTFAGTGAYLQEKSPEILLYGVEPVGSILNGGKSHSHEIEGIGVEFIPPFFSELTVSGYETISDDLGFKYTRKLAKEFGILAGSSSGAALAAAINVAQKLPVGSLIATIFPDAGDRYLSKEIYKRLNY
- a CDS encoding class I SAM-dependent methyltransferase, yielding MGLEFIPIFKEWADEYDETVAGHDPEYADVFLGYEEMLKMITEKSGQTVLEFGSGTGNLTLALLNAGKDVYPVEPSVEMRALAQSKPELATVEFLAGDMENFPLPNRNIDTIAANFVFHHLNGIEKKRALKKYAALLPQGGKVIIGDTMFVSQLRFDAIITAAIAAGKQTLASDLQREYYPLLPDLENYFHEAGFAVKFWQINTFAWIAEAVKK
- a CDS encoding acyl-CoA thioesterase, with product MEKYPGYLRRPHYYETDQMQIIHHSNYIRWFEEARVDLLEHLGLPYHVLEESGIIVPVLGVSCQYKEMIRYTDAVKIHVTVEKYTGTRLNFAYCITPVTDESKILTTGTSQHCFLQGNSGRLVHLKKANPVFHQLFSDYAAL
- a CDS encoding aldo/keto reductase — encoded protein: MADVQIGKSQVYASTLGLGTNKVGGHNLFKNLDDEVGKDVIRAALRNGITMLDTAYAYGFGQSEKLIGEVLQEDEFDRARVIIATKAAHIPGDESKMDNSPEFLKNAVEDALKRLQTEYIDIFYIHFPDDTTPKNEAVAALHELKEAGKIRAIGVSNFSLAQIKEANLAGYVDVVEDNYNLLHREAETELFPYLDKHHISFIPYFPLASGLLSGKYTATQKFDQQDPRSKKDDFTGERYQKIIATMAEIKVIAQRNDASVPQLILAWYLKNPHIAAVIPGARNVEQMLANAKATDIRISHDDYELIDDLFRF
- a CDS encoding DUF1054 domain-containing protein, translating into MFNEKSFTVFNALSLEERMAAIRSEIQPIFTAVGQPICEMFTQHYKRPFYLHLAQHRRRTVHPPENTWAAMSEGKRGYKMSSHFQIGIWPEYVFMWLSIIDQPKGQKEMAELLLKNLSLFDTLPKDTVISLDHTKSEILPLTKENLENALIRLQTIKKAEFQIGRIIKKESELWEHPDTAFQYMETTYIKLLPLYSLLNEIH
- a CDS encoding LPXTG cell wall anchor domain-containing protein, yielding MKKILGILAFMALLGIQTVYAAEDNTAASVSESKTMITSDQKQTTQTTSSSETAIREVTTNATTNAVEVGEAIKTGIEEQTGIKSVADSETVNQNVVEIKKELASGQYTITPEQLANYTDEQLDDALQLFTRINQDFYGMDLSAYVRLLTALYQDKTVDVSTALAALSFDATGLSLTELKNQVDALENYLQTVYPSNSSFISIRQLSRDELLAILNFVTPLQAKMLAEEDRFFPGIIAWIARYASEGIPQPRNELVKPAVTTTTTTSFVEATTVQSSVTTKADPKKEQTGILPKMGDNPMFYLSIIGVLVIVIAGFIYYRRKRNKRD